From Coffea arabica cultivar ET-39 chromosome 9c, Coffea Arabica ET-39 HiFi, whole genome shotgun sequence, one genomic window encodes:
- the LOC113708956 gene encoding scarecrow-like protein 13, with the protein MQASQASQTSEAIHMLYHQPFQQIESYNLSPFQVLNSNVCADNSSQGAQVSFQACNEQFATLESLPMTDYVNSDSPSTVSISSNRSPFSPQCSQSYMSDVHHSSDNTYGSPLSGSSGVDDSNELRNVLRELEIKLMEESEIDDSSSCSVNNVVGQPVFSTRGNRVVQMAHTMDLKQLLLACAEAVSNAEISTAQGLMNELEQRVSISGDPIQRLSAYMMEGLRARLLSSGSIIYKKLKCKEPTGPELMSYMHFLYQICPYFKFAYMSANVVIGEAMEHENRIHVIDFCLAQGSQWVSFIQALAHRPGGPPYIRVTGVDDSQSVHARGGGLDVVGQRLANVAASCGVPFEFHGAAISGCEVELENLKVRHGEALAVNFPYMLHHMPDESVNTMNHRDRLLRLIKSLSPKVVTLVEQESNTNTAPFYPRFCETLEYYTAMFESIDATRPRNDKQRISAEEHCIARDIVNIVACEGADRVERHELFGKWRLRLTMAGFVPCPLSFSVGNAIRDMLKEYSPNYRLVDRDGALYLGWKNRALATCSAWR; encoded by the coding sequence ATGCAAGCATCACAGGCTTCTCAGACTTCAGAAGCCATCCACATGTTGTACCATCAACCCTTTCAGCAGATCGAGTCATATAACTTGTCCCCTTTCCAGGTATTGAACAGCAATGTCTGTGCTGATAATAGCAGCCAAGGGGCCCAGGTGTCATTTCAAGCTTGCAACGAACAATTTGCCACCTTGGAATCCTTACCAATGACTGATTATGTTAACAGCGATTCACCTTCTACTGTGAGCATCTCATCTAATAGAAGTCCTTTCTCACCACAATGTTCGCAGTCCTATATGTCAGATGTCCATCACTCTTCTGATAATACTTATGGTTCACCATTAAGTGGGTCCTCTGGTGTTGATGATAGCAATGAATTGAGGAATGTGCTGAGAGAGTTGGAGATCAAATTAATGGAAGAGTCTGAAATTGATGACAGCAGCTCTTGCTCCGTCAACAATGTAGTGGGTCAACCTGTTTTCTCAACAAGGGGGAACCGAGTGGTGCAAATGGCCCATACCATGGACTTGAAACAATTACTTCTTGCCTGTGCTGAAGCAGTATCAAATGCTGAGATTTCCACTGCACAAGGTTTGATGAATGAGTTAGAACAGAGGGTTTCAATCTCTGGGGATCCTATTCAGCGATTAAGTGCATATATGATGGAAGGGCTTAGAGCACGGTTGTTGTCCTCAGGAAGCATAATATACAAAAAACTGAAATGCAAAGAACCAACAGGTCCAGAATTAATGTCATATATGCATTTTCTCTATCAAATCTGCCCATACTTCAAGTTTGCCTACATGTCTGCCAATGTTGTGATTGGTGAAGCTATGGAACATGAAAACAGAATACACGTCATTGATTTTTGTCTTGCTCAGGGAAGCCAGTGGGTTTCGTTTATTCAGGCGCTTGCACATCGTCCTGGTGGACCTCCATACATTCGTGTGACAGGTGTTGATGACTCCCAGTCTGTTCATGCCCGAGGCGGAGGACTTGATGTTGTGGGTCAGAGGTTAGCCAACGTTGCGGCATCTTGTGGGGTGCCATTTGAATTCCATGGTGCGGCTATCTCAGGATGTGAGGTAGAGCTGGAAAATCTTAAGGTTCGACATGGAGAAGCTCTGGCTGTTAATTTTCCTTACATGCTGCACCACATGCCTGACGAGAGCGTAAACACAATGAATCATCGAGACCGCTTACTGAGACTAATAAAGAGCTTGTCACCCAAGGTAGTCACTCTTGTTGAGCAGGAGTCAAACACGAATACAGCCCCATTCTATCCTCGGTTCTGTGAAACGCTGGAGTACTACACAGCTATGTTTGAGTCGATAGATGCTACCCGACCGAGGAATGATAAACAGCGGATAAGCGCGGAGGAGCATTGCATTGCAAGGGACATTGTCAACATTGTAGCATGTGAAGGAGCTGACCGGGTAGAAAGGCACGAACTTTTTGGTAAGTGGAGGTTGAGACTTACGATGGCGGGATTTGTGCCTTGCCCTTTGAGTTTCTCAGTAGGCAATGCCATCAGGGACATGTTGAAGGAGTACAGCCCCAATTACAGGCTTGTTGACAGGGATGGTGCACTCTATCTTGGATGGAAGAACAGAGCCCTCGCAACTTGTTCCGCTTGGAGATAG
- the LOC113707843 gene encoding uncharacterized protein, whose protein sequence is MATDESQEYADWRARQKERERERRRMRDRQRRQSMSLEERERHLARRRRNYQLRRQRAANAQLGFQQTHVNLSNASSEVESDVQNDNLALVSLPEFTVQSNCGTFEDGFGGAYEKHASVIKFDGETTLHESHKYPRILRFNRIKQLARRLNSPVDKTGTDGDSRQIGAAVINEEIVNPHCVTGRKIRLIHVKHLARALHSNVGKTLQQN, encoded by the exons ATGGCGACTGACGAGTCACAAGAGTATGCAGACTGGCGTGCTAGACAAAAAGAACGAGAGAGGGAACGTCGCCGAATGCGAGACAGACAAAGGAGGCAGTCTATGAGTCTTGAAGAGAGGGAGAGACACTTGGCTAGACGGCGTAGAAACTATCAGTTGCGAAGACAAAGAGCAGCCAACGCTCAATTGGGCTTTCAGCAAACACATGTTAACTTGAGCAATGCGAGTAGTGAAGTTGAATCGGACGTGCAAAATGATAATCTTGCCCTGGTTTCCCTTCCAGAATTTACTGTCCAATCTAATTGTGGAACATTTGAAGATGGATTTGGTGGAGCATATGAAAAGCATGCTTCTGTCATCAAGTTTGATG GCGAAACAACTCTACATGAATCACACAAGTATCCAAGAATTCTGCGCTTCAACCGAATAAAACAACTCGCGCGAAGACTGAATTCTCCTGTAGATAAAACCGGTACAGACGGAGACAGTCGACAAATTGGAGCAGCTGTGATAAACGAGGAAATAGTAAATCCACATT GCGTTACTGGAAGAAAGATACGGTTGATTCATGTTAAACATCTTGCACGAGCTCTACATTCCAATGTGGGAAAAACTCTTCAGCAAAACTAA